From Asterias amurensis chromosome 3, ASM3211899v1, a single genomic window includes:
- the LOC139935401 gene encoding uncharacterized protein codes for MTIILRMQKLPWSATSMDIRRYFNGLSIPDGGVHIVGGEAGDVFIAFSSDEDARRAMQTQNRPLCGNKIDLMLSSKNEMQEIIAHNRAVAQVKSDPFQHSQSPAPSNQPAMQSVGDSLNPTRDLAGFKDPLETQYHSKLTLPSELVLALGQSSQIGEILPGGSPLPGKISDLLSSFSRKRDDVLQNEQREPEGIQRGTPMHRGVPSDARPFVGDKDMQFADQARGSAFRNPEELQRNMEGSGDMDSRIPSERRPPLLREPGRPSRFQQGPDDQSKISRPPYGQYNEEEDDRRNKRFKPGAEHSPSPRPFDQGLPHLKEGLLSDPNQPQERFGDKNWDRPFDRPEPGFQDNFRENAYLGNSGPSDHRSGFGPGDQGNQRSQMFEDGGLYGPEGRRNQKDLGVEGGRHAGDPFGLNDPFNVDNSRGSSREKGSVEDYKRDSGSFDGNDRNRKSAVGQRDNRHPANMGMGGMAGPEHQMGTRDYLRESSISSSVETRGGSSGRIGPDDRKYPSDPMGLGSLIGPGERRAPDDRMGPSDRWGPGDPMGVDGRLSPNGRMSRGGVDDNGTGRLMGPDGVHGLVDKRAPNDRKGLESLMSMGDHMGPGDRMGPGDRMGDRMGPGDRMGLGDRMGPGDRIGPGDRMGDHMGQEHRMGGHMGPGNHMGPGDRMGPDERMGPGDRIDPDRPIGPGGPMDRGSRRGPDEHLSFDERMGPVGDMGDRGLMGPDDYMGPDGQMGIDDRRGFRGRMGPDEFRDVGNYIGAKGPSDFRGSTEYGDLVGNRGPNDRNDHRRRPGPEGQWEPVRNSGPGRLGPDGRFEPEERFGPRRPLGSREYQEFGSRDYMEPEKRQFDLEKREAIERPFEERPGPHDRMGKDEFMRSREGVGPENHFQRQSRFAPAEGQMRQENLGPGGFRGMDDQARRGDDMRRGEHGTPGPYSDAPKLPSLLGDKLPLSKHSEEREQPHDRRSVDDCCVRVVGMPLGVTVADVVNFFSGVRIADNSIRLVVDNLTNKPNGSAFVKFASAEDATKACRLPRKFMANRYIEVGRCKEYDWINAKGYRVQPEALPSKLEKQGMHRSRSRSPLRSTCVELKGIPHHTEVHGIKDLFYGTILSSDKIVILTSSDNTSLGSAFVEFPDHQSFDKALRKRDLYIGRHSVDIRPVAKEVMNTRILEHKKRNPDKQTSNRSASSSRDPKDGSSRSRSSASSRDARSSGARDRDTREPSSRDKSSRDQDSRQSSSKHGRDSQRSSDKEPKSRDQDSRQSTPRSKDNKETGSRVSDSRSRYSGESSSSQKRDSDPKTQDTRKSGSSSKSSQRDSDQKNLAMSSKLPSSQPAMKSPPVQSGHIVKNVTPKKEPPKVPDHVIPVEIPIIPANEMKKPNPDEKCCIHMRNMPYNTSEDEIHSFFDEMKLRPLMVHFLITPDGRPNGQAYVEFANAADAHKAIAKTDARIQDRSILMGILTRRHLEECLAQGRPPHPPPQGPPAGPRGPPFHHRSPGDYRPPLLNTPDGRRDGPPFGMRGPPRGPRPSLPPIEVLIGRRCVVGASNLPFDIPIPAIIDFFGNHNVVPETVRLKTTERGRTTGEAMVAFRTAGDANRAITDLNGSVIGGRTLRLHLMKP; via the coding sequence ATGACAATAATTCTCAGGATGCAGAAGCTGCCATGGTCGGCAACGTCCATGGACATCCGGCGATATTTCAACGGACTGAGTATCCCAGACGGCGGTGTTCACATAGTCGGCGGAGAGGCGGGCGATGTCTTCATCGCCTTCTCATCGGATGAAGATGCCCGCAGAGCAATGCAGACACAGAACCGACCTCTTTGCGGAAACAAGATTGACCTGATGCTGAGCAGTAAAAATGAGATGCAGGAAATAATTGCCCACAATAGAGCCGTAGCCCAAGTAAAGTCAGATCCGTTCCAGCATTCTCAAAGCCCTGCCCCTTCTAATCAGCCTGCGATGCAATCTGTTGGAGACTCCCTTAATCCGACCAGAGATCTTGCAGGTTTTAAAGACCCCTTGGAGACTCAATATCATTCTAAACTAACCCTCCCAAGTGAACTTGTACTCGCGCTTGGTCAAAGTTCCCAAATTGGAGAAATTCTCCCCGGTGGTTCCCCACTTCCAGGAAAAATCTCTGATCTTTTATCTAGTTTCAGCAGGAAAAGGGATGATGTTCTCCAAAATGAACAAAGGGAGCCAGAGGGTATTCAGCGTGGAACACCAATGCACCGCGGTGTGCCAAGTGATGCCAGGCCATTTGTTGGCGATAAGGATATGCAATTTGCAGACCAGGCGAGGGGAAGCGCATTTAGAAACCCTGAAGAACTTCAAAGGAACATGGAGGGCTCTGGTGACATGGATTCACGTATTCCATCAGAGAGAAGGCCACCTCTTCTTCGTGAACCTGGCAGGCCATCAAGATTTCAGCAAGGCCCTGATGATCAGTCGAAAATATCTAGGCCACCATATGGACAATACAATGAAGAAGAGGATGATCGTCGCAACAAACGATTTAAGCCCGGAGCTGAGCATAGTCCATCACCACGTCCTTTTGATCAGGGTCTTCCACACCTTAAAGAAGGACTATTGAGTGACCCAAACCAACCACAGGAAAGATTCGGGGACAAGAATTGGGACAGACCATTTGATAGACCTGAACCAGGGTTTCAAGATAATTTCAGAGAAAACGCATATTTAGGAAATTCTGGGCCAAGTGATCACAGAAGTGGCTTCGGTCCAGGTGACCAAGGAAACCAGAGAAGTCAAATGTTCGAGGATGGCGGTTTATATGGACCAGAGGGTCGCCGAAATCAGAAAGACTTAGGTGTTGAAGGGGGACGACATGCTGGAGATCCATTTGGCCTGAATGATCCTTTCAATGTTGATAATTCCAGAGGAAGtagtagggaaaagggtagtgTGGAAGATTACAAGAGGGATAGTGGATCTTTTGATGGTAATGATCGCAATCGGAAATCAGCAGTAGGTCAAAGGGATAACAGACATCCAGCCAACATGGGTATGGGAGGTATGGCGGGCCCTGAACACCAAATGGGTACAAGAGATTATTTGAGGGAAAGCAGCATTTCATCTTCAGTTGAAACTCGAGGAGGCTCATCAGGGCGTATTGGTCCAGATGACCGCAAGTATCCTTCAGATCCTATGGGTTTAGGGAGTCTAATTGGACCTGGTGAGAGGAGGGCTCCTGATGATCGCATGGGTCCCAGTGATAGATGGGGTCCAGGTGATCCCATGGGTGTTGATGGTCGCCTGAGCCCAAATGGTCGCATGAGTCGAGGTGGTGTAGATGACAATGGGACAGGTAGACTCATGGGTCCTGATGGTGTTCATGGTCTTGTTGATAAAAGAGCTCCCAACGACCGTAAAGGTCTTGAAAGTCTGATGAGTATGGGTGATCACATGGGTCCAGGAGATCGCATGGGTCCAGGAGATCGTATGGGTGATCGCATGGGTCCAGGAGATCGCATGGGTCTAGGAGATCGCATGGGTCCAGGAGATCGCATTGGTCCTGGAGATCGCATGGGTGATCACATGGGTCAAGAACATCGCATGGGTGGTCACATGGGTCCTGGAAATCACATGGGGCCTGGAGATCGCATGGGTCCAGACGAGCGCATGGGTCCAGGAGATCGCATTGATCCAGATCGTCCAATAGGCCCAGGTGGTCCTATGGATCGAGGAAGTCGCAGAGGTCCTGATGAACATCTGAGTTTTGATGAACGTATGGGTCCTGTTGGTGATATGGGTGATCGAGGTCTTATGGGTCCTGATGATTACATGGGTCCGGATGGTCAAATGGGCATTGATGATCGCAGGGGTTTTCGTGGTCGCATGGGCCCAGATGAATTTAGAGATGTTGGTAATTACATTGGAGCAAAGGGGCCATCAGATTTCAGGGGATCAACAGAGTATGGAGATCTAGTTGGAAACAGAGGACCAAATGATCGTAACGACCATAGGAGGAGGCCAGGGCCTGAGGGTCAGTGGGAACCAGTTAGAAATAGTGGTCCAGGAAGGTTGGGACCTGATGGACGCTTTGAGCCAGAAGAACGTTTTGGTCCAAGACGTCCCTTGGGTTCAAGGGAATATCAGGAATTTGGTTCAAGAGATTACATGGAGCCTGAAAAGAGACAATTTGATTTGGAGAAAAGAGAAGCTATTGAAAGACCCTTTGAAGAACGTCCTGGACCCCATGATAGGATGGGAAAAGATGAGTTTATGAGATCAAGAGAAGGTGTGGGACCCGAGAATCACTTTCAACGACAGAGTCGTTTCGCACCTGCAGAGGGTCAAATGCGGCAAGAGAATCTAGGTCCAGGAGGGTTTAGAGGAATGGATGATCAAGCTAGGAGAGGTGATGACATGAGAAGAGGTGAGCATGGCACACCAGGGCCATATTCAGATGCACCAAAACTCCCTTCTTTGCTCGGTGACAAGTTACCTCTGTCCAAACACAGTGAGGAAAGAGAACAGCCTCATGATAGAAGATCAGTTGATGACTGTTGTGTCCGCGTAGTTGGTATGCCGTTGGGTGTCACAGTAGCTGATGTTGTCAACTTTTTCAGTGGTGTACGCATTGCTGATAACAGCATACGGTTAGTTGTTGATAACTTGACCAACAAGCCAAATGGTAGCGCTTTTGTTAAGTTTGCCAGTGCAGAAGATGCAACCAAAGCATGTAGACTCCCTCGAAAATTTATGGCAAACAGATACATTGAAGTAGGCCGATGCAAAGAGTATGACTGGATCAATGCCAAGGGTTACAGAGTCCAACCTGAAGCTCTCCCTTCaaagttagaaaaacaaggaatGCATAGGTCTCGTTCCCGCTCACCACTTCGTTCTACCTGTGTTGAACTAAAGGGGATACCACATCACACTGAAGTCCATGGCATCAAAGACCTTTTTTATGGCACGATTTTATCAAGTgacaaaattgtaattttgacAAGTAGCGATAACACATCTTTAGGAAGTGCATTTGTTGAATTTCCGGATCATCAGTCATTTGATAAGGCACTGCGCAAACGTGATTTGTATATTGGTAGGCATTCAGTGGACATTAGACCAGTCGCTAAAGAAGTGATGAACACACGTATTCTTGAACACAAGAAACGAAACCCAGACAAACAGACAAGTAACAGATCAGCTTCCAGTTCGAGAGACCCAAAAGATGGCAGCTCCAGAAGTAGAAGTTCTGCATCATCCAGAGACGCAAGGAGTTCTGGAGCAAGAGACCGCGACACAAGGGAACCCAGCTCCAGAGATAAGAGCTCACGCGACCAAGATTCAAGACAGTCATCTTCTAAGCATGGCAGAGACAGTCAAAGGAGCAGTGATAAGGAGCCAAAATCTAGAGACCAGGATTCTCGACAGTCTACACCCAGAAGCAAAGACAACAAAGAAACTGGATCAAGGGTCTCAGATTCTCGAAGTCGTTATTCAGGAGAGTCGAGCAGCTCACAGAAGCGTGATAGCGATCCAAAAACTCAGGACACTAGAAAGTCAGGATCAAGCTCAAAATCAAGTCAGAGAGACTCTGACCAAAAGAACCTGGCAATGTCCTCAAAATTACCAAGTTCTCAACCAGCCATGAAATCCCCGCCAGTCCAGTCAGGACACATTGTTAAGAATGTGACTCCAAAGAAAGAACCTCCTAAGGTACCTGATCACGTTATCCCTGTGGAGATTCCCATCATTCCTgccaatgaaatgaaaaaaccGAACCCAGATGAGAAATGTTGCATCCACATGCGTAACATGCCGTACAATACATCGGAAGATGAAATACACAGTTTTTTTGATGAGATGAAGCTCAGACCCCTGATGGTGCATTTCTTAATCACACCGGATGGACGACCAAATGGACAAGCCTACGTAGAATTCGCAAATGCTGCTGATGCACACAAAGCCATCGCCAAAACAGATGCTCGCATCCAGGACCGTAGCATCCTTATGGGCATTTTAACAAGACGCCACCTAGAAGAGTGCCTCGCTCAAGGTAGACCTCCACATCCACCTCCTCAAGGGCCACCTGCTGGACCAAGAGGACCACCATTTCACCATCGTTCTCCAGGTGATTACAGACCACCCCTCCTTAACACCCCGGATGGGCGAAGGGATGGACCACCATTTGGAATGAGAGGACCTCCAAGAGGCCCCCGACCTTCTCTACCCCCTATTGAGGTCCTCATCGGACGAAGGTGTGTG
- the LOC139935276 gene encoding gamma-tubulin complex component 2-like produces MSEFRVHHQVSELIKILGLHGVDGPELYVDLLVKNRTPYVTTQVSAHSAKRKIAEFSQTPVDFLQKYDELKSKNVRDLDAFVYLLSKLSEDKDTVDVLQHNAQALQMAMDKAVLPASGSKMSEQEVSELRNQLLTLASSGATTSQASEVFKKMMREKQSRKNLSLKLPELSAWVFERPNLSGDFVTSPGASEPGVALGTLPLGVQEMAIVQDLLMVMTGTEGKYILLRPPTDQSSGRTFIIDQSLDISLREVANRILPVCTMYSSVVRFIEDKSSFEYGVVNHALCGAMKTLIKEYYILTAQLEHQFRQGQLPLQRFWFYIQPCKQTMEILSSIALSIDRGASTGGAVLSLLHERTVTMIGDTRAQNLCLFLTQSACAPYFEVLEKWIYKGIIKDPYCEFMIEEHEAYRKEKLQQEYNDAYWEQHYTVCRDRIPVFLENVADKILRTGKYLNVIRECGRDPKCPQAEEILYTLKERQYVDHIEHAYQYASKVLLDHIMEDRDLMPRLRSIKRYFLLEQGDFFVHLMDITTEELKKQVDEIIPSRLESLLELAVRTSQANSDAFKDDLRVELLPYDLITQLLRILSIESRVEKSIIQEIDPTEIHISCLEAFSFDYVVRWPESLILSRKALTRYQMLFRHLFYCKHVERILCNLWVLNKAAKKYTLHSSKWYAAAFALRQRMLHLVQNLQYYMMFEVVEPNWQIMETKLRQISNIDDVLDIHTDFLDKCLKDCMLTNPELLKIVSKLMLVCVTFANCIQRMTETMNVEGEASFLVDTTDPKGKDKDKTESKKWKAATKVASEHVDQLIGSEEFASTIGNFDSNFSTLLVSLLDQLSLFSTTDCEHNMTNIIHRLDFNGFYTEGLEKLAAERRSRELEEQELGASGSSLTSVSSLSSKGKSGASSLRPGSRDP; encoded by the exons ATGAGTGAGTTCCGTGTGCATCACCAAGTCAGTGAACTCATCAAGATTCTGGG TCTGCATGGTGTGGATGGCCCCGAGCTGTATGTAGACCTACTTGTGAAGAACCGCACACCGTATGTGACCACCCAGGTGTCTGCACATAGCGCTAAGCGCAAGATTGCTGAGTTCTCTCAGACCCCGGTGGATTTCCTCCAGAAATATGATGAGCTGAAGTCAAAAAA TGTCAGAGACTTGGATGCCTTTGTCTACCTGTTGTCCAAGTTATCTGAGGACAAAGACACAGTAGACGTACTACAACACAATGCCCAGGCTTTGCAAATGGCAATGGACAAGGCTGTACTGCCGGCATCTGGCTCCAAAATGTCTGAACAAGAAGTTTCAGAG CTTCGGAACCAGCTTTTAACTTTAGCGAGCAGTGGAGCTACCAccagtcaagcatctgaagtcTTCAAGAAAATGATGAGGGAAAAACAATCCAGGAAAAATT TATCTCTCAAGTTGCCGGAGCTGTCTGCCTGGGTGTTTGAGAGGCCAAACCTATCGGGAGACTTTGTGACGAGTCCTGGAGCCTCGGAGCCTGGTGTGGCCCTCGGGACTCTACCTCTAGGAGTGCAGGAAATGGCCATTGTTCAGGATCTCCTCATGGTCATGACG GGGACAGAGGGAAAGTATATTCTGCTTCGCCCACCCACTGACCAATCGTCAGGCCGCACATTCATCATCGACCAATCACTGGACATCTCTTTGCGGGAAGTAGCCAATCGCATTTTACCTGTATGTACTATGTACTCTTCCGTGGTACGATTTATTGAGGACAAATCTTCTTTTGAGTATGGCGTGGTGAACCATGCCTTGTGTGGAGCTATGAAGACCCTTATAAAG GAGTACTACATTCTCACAGCACAGCTTGAGCACCAGTTCCGACAGGGCCAACTCCCGCTGCAGCGATTCTGGTTCTACATCCAGCCCTGCAAGCAGACTATGGAGATCCTCTCCTCGATAGCACTATCCATAGACCGAGGGGCATCAACAGGGGGCGCTGTTCTCAGCTTACTGCACGAGAGGACGGTCACCATGATCGG AGACACCAGGGCGCAGAACCTATGCCTGTTCCTCACTCAGTCCGCATGTGCACCCTACTTTGAAGTCTTAGAGAAGTGGATCTACAAGGGAATTATCAAAGACCCATACTGCGAG TTCATGATAGAGGAGCACGAAGCATACCGCAAGGAGAAACTACAGCAGGAATACAACGATGCCTACTGGGAGCAGCACTACACCGTCTGCCGAGACAGGATACCGGTCTTCCTGGAGAATGTCGCCGATAAAATACTACGGACCGGCAAATACCTCAACGTCATCAGGGAGTGTG GTCGTGACCCCAAGTGCCCCCAAGCTGAAGAGATACTTTACACATTGAAGGAGCGTCAGTATGTAGATCATATTGAACATGCCTATCAGTACGCTAGCAAGGTATTACTGGATCACATCATGGAGGACAGAGACCTCATGCCAAGGCTCAG GTCCATCAAGAGATATTTTCTGCTAGAGCAAGGAGACTTCTTTGTCCATCTGATGGACATAACGACCGAGGAATTGAAGAAACAAGTGGATGAGATCATCCCAAGCCGGCTGGAATCACTCCTGGAGCTTGCTGTCCGTACCAGCCAGGCCAACTCTGATGCCTTCAAAGATGACTTGAG GGTGGAGCTGCTTCCATATGATCTCATCACACAGCTCCTCAGAATTCTCTCCATTGAATCGAGAGTTGAGAAAT cTATCATTCAGGAGATTGACCCAACAGAGATCCACATTTCATGCTTGGAAGCTTTTTCCTTTGACTACGTTGTCAGGTGGCCGGAATCTCTCATTCTCAGCAGAAAG GCATTAACACGATACCAAATGCTGTTCCGACACTTGTTTTACTGCAAGCACGTCGAGAGAATACTATGCAA TCTATGGGTCCTGAACAAGGCTGCTAAGAAGTACACACTACACTCATCCAAGTGGTACGCAGCAGCCTTTGCGCTTCGGCAACGCATGCTCCATCTAGTGCAGAACCTCCAGTACTATATGATGTTTGAGGTGGTGGAGCCAAACTGGCAGATCATGGAGACCAAACTCAGACAG ATATCCAACATTGATGATGTGTTGGACATTCACACTGACTTCTTAGACAAATGTCTAAAAGACTGCATGCTGACCAACCCAGAGTTATTGAAGATCGTCAGTAAACTCATGCTCGTGTGTGTCACATTCGCCAATTGCATCCAG AGAATGACGGAGACGATGAACGTAGAGGGAGAGGCTAGCTTCTTGGTGGATACTACAGACCCTAAAGGCAAGGACAAGGATAAGACAGAGTCTAAGAAATGGAAAGCTGCTACCAAG GTCGCTTCAGAGCACGTGGACCAATTAATCGGTAGCGAGGAGTTCGCCAGCACCATCGGCAACTTTGACAGCAACTTCTCCACTCTGCTGGTGAGCCTGCTGGACCAGCTGAGCCTGTTCAGCACGACGGACTGCGAACACAACATGACCAACATCATACACAGACTGGACTTCAACGGGTTCTATACAGAGGGGTTGGAGAAACTCGCCGCTGAGCGACGGAGTCGAGAGCTGGAAGAGCAGGAACTAG GTGCCTCTGGAAGTTCTCTAACAAGTGTGTCAAGTCTGTCATCTAAAGGAAAGTCTGGCGCATCTAGCTTGAGACCTGGCAGTAGGGATCCTTGA